In the genome of Cryptomeria japonica chromosome 8, Sugi_1.0, whole genome shotgun sequence, one region contains:
- the LOC131043514 gene encoding probable mediator of RNA polymerase II transcription subunit 26a: MGLVEEWRMFFESAESDICSLIEHAIDVAACDCPQELVKRRDKIAEMVYASRSSAEDEDDGIHKKVNDIAERINSYQTITVPVPKECEIVKEVFNIKHILSNQDESENQLGDSLRRLESMALSIEILKETMIGRNVKCLQKHKSKPISSMAKKLVRRWREVADEWMKSAGEVAVDTMAAAVEQIQNHRIEQPFKLDDRQYSKQETKSGAQNHIVINHRRRRVVSQKQNLHQKLDFNKPSSLPLPSSHKSNSPALDD; the protein is encoded by the exons ATGGGATTGGTAGAAGAATGGAGGATGTTTTTTGAGAGCGCAGAGAGTGATATATGCAGCTTGATTGAACATGCAATCGATGTTGCAGCGTGTGATTGCCCTCAGGAATTAGTGAAGAGGAGGGATAAAATAGCAGAGATGGTTTACGCATCAAGATCATctgctgaagatgaagatgatggtaTTCATAAAAAGGTCAATGATATTGCAGAGAGGATCAATAGCTATCAAACCATAACTGTGCCTGTGCCTAAAGAATGTGAAATAGTGAAAGAGGTGTTCAATATAAAACACATTCTTTCAAATCAAGATGAG TCGGAAAACCAACTGGGCGACTCACTGAGAAGATTGGAGTCGATGGCATTGTCTATTGAAATCCTAAAG GAAACTATGATTGGCAGAAATGTCAAATGCTTGCAGAAGCACAAGTCCAAACCAATTAGCTCCATGGCGAAGAAGCTTGTCAG AAGGTGGAGAGAAGTTGCAGATGAATGGATGAAAAGTGCTGGAGAAGTTGCTGTAGATACCATGGCAGCCGCAG TGGAGCAAATCCAGAATCATAGAATAGAGCAGCCATTCAAACTGGATGACAGACAGTATAGCAAACAAGAAACAAAAAGTGGTGCTCAAAAtcacattgtgatcaatcataggAGACGGCGAGTTGTAAGCCAGAAGCAGAATTTGCACCAAAAGTTAGATTTCAACAAGCCTAGCTCTCTTCCACTTCCTTCATCACAT AAATCAAACTCTCCTGCTCTTGATGATTAA